In Helianthus annuus cultivar XRQ/B chromosome 3, HanXRQr2.0-SUNRISE, whole genome shotgun sequence, a single window of DNA contains:
- the LOC118490443 gene encoding uncharacterized protein LOC118490443: MIRIRNFEFTFRALGIEPTVGDFRRFYQMTVSMGFFSFRQRDGSPKLMTPPKGMTMWKKKFFYIKSAALAVDMTFRNVTETIIGETIAMPSLKSVQWFPQLQTIESVKLTNTQLWLLRMMLRRGKNSKPVVREKSGEDAPAWRMFAPDFEGTVETVVCADGEQDHNTIIRSNFRVPTEAALAVELPVGKGILSKLCYLC; encoded by the exons ATGATTCggattcgtaattttgagtttaccttccgtgctcttggcatagagcctaccgttggagatttccgacggttttatcagatGACAGTGTCCATGGGTTTCTTTTCGTTTCGTCAACGAGATGGTAGCCCAAAGCTGATGACTCCCCCtaaggggatgacgatgtggaagaagaagTTCTTCTATATCAAGTCTGCTGCCCTTGCTGTGgatatgacgtttcggaatgtgaccgagacgatcataggAGAGACCATTGCGATGCCCAGTTTGAAATCAGTGCAGTGGTTCCCGCAGCTGCAGACTATTGAGTCTGTGAAGTTGACCAATACGCAACTATGGCTGTTGCGTATGATGTTGAGGAGGGGCAAGAACTCGAAACCCGTGGTGCGGGAAAAGagcggtg AAGATGCTCccgcatggaggatgtttgctCCGGATTTCGAAGGTACGGTTGAGACCGTAGTTTGTGCGGATGGTGAACAGGATCACAACACTATCATCCgtagtaacttccgggtgcctactgaggctgcactggcagttgagttgccAGTAGGCAAAGGTATACTATCGAAGCTTTGCTACTTGTGTTGA